The proteins below are encoded in one region of Alistipes communis:
- a CDS encoding FKBP-type peptidyl-prolyl cis-trans isomerase N-terminal domain-containing protein, with the protein MKRFTILPILMLTLWSGCSKSGGGVKLHTDTDSVAYVIGLNVGANLLKMDSTLNAAAVCKGIADYFAGRQSMTMEEAQTFYLRYVNYAVPEKIREQERRFLDDVTSGQGFKSSESGLRYDVTRDGDLKRTIASDTARIAVRIKALRRDGGEIYSSYERGDTLRTRLDSLPAGLREGLKLLGSGGAVKLWVPAALAYGAEGDRTLGVGANETLYYEAELLDVQADAPAGGKSGGR; encoded by the coding sequence ATGAAACGATTTACGATCCTTCCGATCCTGATGCTGACGTTGTGGAGCGGTTGTTCCAAAAGCGGCGGCGGGGTGAAATTACACACCGATACCGATTCGGTGGCTTATGTCATCGGTCTCAACGTGGGTGCCAACCTGCTGAAAATGGATTCGACGCTGAATGCCGCGGCCGTCTGCAAGGGAATCGCGGATTATTTTGCCGGCCGGCAGTCGATGACCATGGAGGAGGCGCAGACCTTCTACCTGCGTTATGTGAACTATGCCGTGCCCGAGAAGATCCGCGAGCAGGAGCGGCGGTTTCTGGACGACGTGACTTCGGGTCAGGGGTTCAAGAGCAGCGAATCGGGCTTGCGGTACGACGTTACGCGCGACGGCGACCTCAAACGGACGATCGCCTCCGACACGGCCCGCATCGCCGTTCGCATCAAGGCGTTGCGGCGCGACGGCGGGGAGATTTACTCCTCCTACGAGCGTGGCGATACGTTGCGCACGCGCCTTGATTCGCTTCCCGCGGGGTTGCGCGAGGGGTTGAAGCTGCTGGGCAGCGGCGGTGCCGTGAAATTGTGGGTTCCTGCCGCGCTGGCCTACGGTGCCGAGGGCGACCGGACGTTGGGAGTGGGGGCCAACGAGACGCTCTATTACGAAGCCGAACTGCTCGACGTGCAGGCCGATGCGCCCGCCGGAGGAAAGTCCGGCGGCCGTTAG
- a CDS encoding FKBP-type peptidyl-prolyl cis-trans isomerase has product MKKLLSVAALAGAVLLCSCGGNKTLKMGSLSKFDSLSYALGANIGYGMQYEMSDIPFNFEEVNKGIKEGALDKSKQKHEDAIDILRDYFMNKRGARAFAIQQKKAMQAAVAADSTGMLKDTLPAAEPMFLTPGECDSVSYAFGNDIGNNIKSSDIPVQIVWITEAMANVRDSVAKMDEMIVQGYLQNYFMVVRPRENAEASAKWLEGIAKKSGVEKTESGLLYKIERPGDADTIAVDDRDVVVVNYEGKNRKGKVFDSSYERNEPAEFPLNRVIKGWTEGMKLVGKGGKITLWIPAELAYGERGAGRDIGANEALEFSVEVVDVKPYVEPAPADSTKVAEPAKK; this is encoded by the coding sequence ATGAAAAAACTGTTATCGGTTGCGGCGCTCGCGGGTGCCGTGTTGCTCTGCTCCTGCGGCGGCAACAAGACGTTGAAAATGGGCAGTCTGTCGAAATTCGACTCGCTGTCGTATGCATTGGGAGCCAATATCGGCTACGGAATGCAGTACGAGATGAGCGACATCCCCTTCAATTTCGAGGAGGTGAACAAGGGCATCAAGGAGGGCGCGCTCGACAAGTCGAAGCAGAAGCACGAGGATGCCATCGACATCCTGCGCGATTACTTCATGAACAAGCGCGGCGCACGCGCCTTCGCCATCCAGCAGAAGAAGGCGATGCAGGCTGCTGTCGCCGCCGATTCGACGGGTATGCTGAAAGACACGCTTCCCGCTGCGGAGCCGATGTTCCTCACGCCGGGCGAGTGCGACTCGGTGTCGTACGCTTTCGGTAACGACATCGGTAACAATATCAAGTCGAGCGACATCCCCGTACAGATCGTATGGATCACCGAGGCGATGGCCAACGTGCGCGACAGCGTCGCCAAGATGGACGAGATGATCGTGCAGGGCTATTTGCAAAACTACTTCATGGTCGTCCGTCCGCGCGAGAACGCCGAGGCGTCGGCGAAGTGGCTGGAAGGTATCGCCAAGAAGTCGGGTGTCGAGAAGACCGAATCGGGCCTGCTCTACAAGATCGAGCGTCCGGGCGACGCCGACACGATCGCCGTCGACGACCGCGACGTGGTCGTGGTGAATTACGAGGGCAAGAACCGCAAGGGCAAGGTCTTCGACTCGTCGTACGAGCGCAACGAACCGGCCGAGTTCCCGCTCAACCGCGTCATCAAGGGTTGGACCGAAGGCATGAAGCTCGTCGGCAAGGGCGGTAAGATCACGTTGTGGATTCCGGCGGAGCTGGCCTACGGCGAGCGCGGCGCGGGCCGCGACATCGGGGCCAACGAAGCGCTCGAATTCAGCGTGGAGGTGGTCGACGTGAAACCTTACGTGGAACCCGCTCCGGCCGACAGCACGAAGGTGGCCGAGCCGGCGAAGAAGTAA
- the nhaA gene encoding Na+/H+ antiporter NhaA, which translates to MSDQRTPQDHAELFSRYSWVRKRHRLDERRRRFMRVPWAGGAVLMLCVAAAMLLANLPSTAMYYEHVLSTDLSLLIESPDHVVDLVFPRDMNVEKLINDGLMVIFFFVVGLEIKREIVCGELSTARKAILPVMAAAGGMLAPALIYLAFNHGTPAAHGWGIPTATDIAFAIGILSLMGDRVPVSLKIFLTALAVVDDLGAILVIAVFYGGAVKWGFLFLALAIMAGLYGLNRLGETRISYFLIPAFVVWGLFYYSGIHATLSGVAMAMIIPMRPRYSKPYFFRQLRNFTRSLERVREEDERFPDAEQRYYLQRMKDLSYNSIGMSYRLEDLLAPYVTFIIMPIFALANAGVRIDLEYLDIFRYSSEGGAVGMGIFLGLLVGKPLGILLTSWAAVKSGLAEMPGGVSWRMLLAVACLGGIGFTMSIFVDALAFDEEFFVNQGKIAILLGSLASALLGALLIRATMPAVKN; encoded by the coding sequence ATGAGCGATCAACGTACACCTCAGGATCATGCCGAACTCTTCTCGCGGTACAGCTGGGTGCGCAAGCGGCACCGGCTCGACGAACGGCGCCGGCGTTTCATGCGCGTGCCGTGGGCGGGCGGCGCGGTGCTGATGCTCTGCGTGGCGGCGGCGATGCTGCTGGCCAATCTGCCCTCGACGGCGATGTACTACGAACATGTGCTGAGCACCGACCTGTCGCTGCTGATCGAGAGCCCCGACCATGTGGTCGATCTGGTCTTCCCGCGCGACATGAACGTCGAAAAGCTCATCAACGACGGATTGATGGTGATTTTCTTCTTCGTCGTGGGGCTCGAAATCAAACGTGAGATCGTCTGCGGTGAACTTTCGACGGCGCGCAAGGCGATCCTGCCGGTCATGGCCGCGGCGGGCGGTATGCTCGCGCCGGCGCTGATCTATCTGGCCTTCAACCACGGTACGCCGGCGGCGCACGGCTGGGGAATACCCACGGCCACCGACATCGCCTTCGCCATCGGCATCCTGTCGCTCATGGGCGATCGTGTGCCCGTCTCGCTCAAAATTTTCCTCACGGCGCTGGCCGTCGTCGACGACCTGGGTGCGATCCTAGTAATCGCCGTCTTCTACGGCGGTGCGGTGAAATGGGGCTTTCTGTTCCTCGCACTGGCCATCATGGCAGGGCTTTACGGACTCAACCGTCTGGGCGAGACGCGGATCTCTTATTTCCTGATCCCGGCCTTCGTGGTGTGGGGACTTTTCTATTATTCGGGCATCCACGCTACGCTGTCGGGCGTGGCGATGGCGATGATCATTCCCATGCGCCCGCGTTACAGCAAGCCCTATTTCTTTCGCCAGCTGCGCAACTTCACCCGGTCGCTGGAACGGGTGCGCGAGGAGGACGAACGTTTTCCCGACGCCGAGCAGCGTTATTACCTGCAACGCATGAAGGACCTCTCCTACAACTCGATCGGCATGAGTTACCGTCTGGAAGATCTGCTCGCGCCGTACGTCACGTTCATCATCATGCCGATCTTCGCGTTGGCCAACGCGGGGGTGCGCATCGATCTGGAATACCTCGATATTTTCCGCTATTCTTCTGAGGGCGGAGCCGTCGGCATGGGCATTTTCTTGGGACTGCTCGTGGGCAAGCCGCTTGGAATCCTCCTCACGAGCTGGGCGGCCGTCAAGTCGGGGCTTGCCGAGATGCCGGGCGGCGTTTCGTGGCGGATGCTGCTGGCCGTGGCCTGCCTGGGCGGTATCGGTTTCACGATGTCGATCTTCGTCGACGCGCTGGCTTTCGACGAGGAGTTCTTCGTCAATCAGGGCAAGATCGCCATCCTGTTGGGATCGCTCGCCTCGGCCCTGCTCGGGGCGCTGCTGATCCGTGCCACGATGCCTGCGGTAAAGAATTAA
- a CDS encoding DUF3127 domain-containing protein, with translation MEFEGVVYKIMPVTRGTSARGEWQRQDVVFDYNDGGQFSRKICVTFFNKESDVAKLREGETFLVSVNIESREYNGRWYTDIRAWRVQPKQQQPPVPMTDAPLPSDIPAEGGSFGGGAAAEVDDLPF, from the coding sequence ATGGAATTCGAAGGAGTCGTATATAAGATCATGCCCGTGACGCGGGGTACTTCCGCTCGGGGCGAATGGCAGCGTCAGGACGTTGTCTTCGACTACAACGACGGCGGGCAGTTCTCCCGCAAAATCTGCGTGACGTTTTTCAACAAGGAGAGCGACGTGGCCAAACTGCGCGAAGGAGAGACCTTCCTCGTGTCGGTCAACATCGAGTCGCGCGAATACAACGGCCGCTGGTACACCGACATCCGCGCCTGGCGCGTGCAGCCCAAGCAGCAGCAACCGCCGGTTCCGATGACCGATGCGCCGCTGCCGTCGGACATTCCCGCCGAAGGCGGTTCGTTCGGAGGAGGTGCCGCCGCCGAGGTGGACGACCTGCCGTTCTGA